In a single window of the Planctomycetia bacterium genome:
- a CDS encoding DUF1801 domain-containing protein translates to MVSKAKTVKEYLDGLPLDRRRAIEAVRKVIKKNLGKGYAEGITYGMIGYFVPHSVYPPGYYCDPKMPLPFAGLASQKNHMAIYLMCVYLNAGQQERFRKEWAKTGKKLDMGKSCIRFKKIEDVALDVIGEAVARVPVDELISYYEANIKTGGKRKKK, encoded by the coding sequence ATGGTGAGCAAGGCGAAGACGGTCAAGGAGTATCTTGATGGATTGCCGCTGGATCGGCGCAGGGCGATCGAGGCGGTGCGCAAGGTGATCAAGAAGAATCTCGGAAAGGGATACGCCGAGGGGATCACGTACGGCATGATCGGCTACTTTGTGCCGCACAGCGTTTATCCGCCCGGGTATTACTGCGATCCGAAGATGCCGCTTCCATTTGCGGGATTGGCGTCGCAGAAGAACCACATGGCGATCTATCTGATGTGCGTTTATCTCAATGCCGGGCAGCAGGAACGATTCCGCAAGGAGTGGGCTAAGACGGGCAAGAAGTTGGACATGGGCAAGTCGTGCATTCGGTTCAAGAAGATTGAAGACGTTGCGCTGGACGTGATCGGCGAGGCGGTCGCCCGGGTGCCGGTTGACGAACTCATTTCGTACTACGAGGCGAACATCAAAACGGGCGGCAAGCGGAAGAAGAAGTGA
- a CDS encoding DUF86 domain-containing protein, translated as MPHDDSVYLGHMLDTARKAVSKVSGKTRADFDADEDLRIVLAHLVQVIGEASTRVSAKSKTAHPQIPWRRISGMRHRIVHDYMDINDDVLWQVATANLPELVNLLESIVSDA; from the coding sequence ATGCCGCACGATGACAGCGTGTATCTCGGTCACATGCTCGATACCGCCCGAAAAGCGGTCTCAAAGGTTAGCGGAAAGACGCGTGCCGATTTCGACGCCGACGAAGACCTCCGAATCGTGCTCGCACACCTCGTTCAAGTGATCGGCGAGGCATCAACCCGCGTGTCTGCAAAATCAAAAACAGCTCACCCGCAGATTCCGTGGCGCCGCATCAGCGGCATGCGCCATCGAATCGTCCACGACTATATGGATATTAACGACGACGTTCTCTGGCAGGTCGCCACGGCCAACCTGCCCGAACTCGTCAACCTACTTGAGAGCATCGTCAGCGACGCCTAG
- a CDS encoding nucleotidyltransferase family protein, whose product MVRANVQYSRDKLAEVCRRYGIRRLSLFGSAAHGDFRPDSDVDVLVEFAEGRTPGWEIVDVADDLSSVFDNRRIDLINPKFVNHRLRDRILGEAVIQYEADDAAR is encoded by the coding sequence ATGGTTCGAGCGAATGTCCAGTATTCCCGAGACAAGCTGGCCGAAGTCTGTCGCCGCTATGGCATCCGCCGTCTGTCATTGTTCGGCTCCGCCGCCCACGGCGATTTCCGGCCGGACAGCGATGTCGATGTGCTCGTCGAGTTCGCCGAAGGCCGCACGCCGGGCTGGGAAATTGTCGACGTGGCGGATGATCTGTCATCCGTGTTTGACAACCGTCGCATCGATCTGATTAACCCCAAATTCGTCAATCATCGCCTTCGCGATCGAATTCTTGGCGAAGCAGTCATTCAGTACGAGGCCGACGATGCCGCACGATGA
- a CDS encoding MFS transporter, with protein sequence MAAPATFNRAEVVDKNFLAVLKDWSEPAPPAPPLDQPLRNGGTCTGQDLLELFESQMVTRHLDLIARWLRARNAAFYTIGSAGHEGNAVVGRLTRHTDPAFLHYRSCAFKAERARYVPSVDFIYDTVLSQAASADDPIAGGRHKVWGSVPLWILPQTSTIASHLPKAVGTAIAIRRAKQVGHKLPVPEDSIVVCSFGDASINHSTAQGAINAAAWAAYQSLPAPVLFVCEDNGIGISVRTPPNWVEAKFRERPGLHYFQADGLDLIECHRSVTDAVKYCRTHRAPVFLHLKTIRMLGHAGTDFEPAYHTLEEIAATEARDPLLASARLVMRAGLMTAAQILEKYEAIRSRTAAAAEKAVTRPRLATAAEVMKPLAPYHPDKVNAEARRTPPHEKRVEAFGDESRLPEKLEPRHLAVQINSALHDLMAKHGEMMVFGEDVAQKGGVYYCTAGLWKKFKAARVFNTLLDEQTILGVAQGMSNMGMLPFPEIQYLAYFHNACDQIRGEACSLQFFSNDQYRNPMVIRIASLGYQKGFGGHFHNDNSITALRDIPSLILACPSRGDDAAAMLRTCAALAKVDGRVVAFLEPIALYMTKDLHAEGDGQWLFPYPPPDEAIPLGEPRVYFPEARDLVIITFGNGAHMSLRAAKRLRDQEGLRVRVVDLRWLAPLNVEAIAEHAREVGRVLVVDEGRRSGGISEAIFTAIIEGCDRPIKMRRVVGEDTYIPLGPAADTVLPSVDAIIAAARAL encoded by the coding sequence ATGGCAGCACCCGCAACCTTCAACCGCGCCGAAGTCGTCGACAAAAACTTCCTTGCCGTCCTTAAGGATTGGAGCGAACCCGCCCCGCCCGCGCCCCCGCTGGACCAGCCCCTGCGCAACGGCGGCACCTGCACCGGCCAGGACCTCCTCGAACTCTTCGAGTCGCAGATGGTCACGCGCCACCTCGACCTCATCGCCCGCTGGCTCCGCGCACGAAACGCCGCCTTCTACACCATCGGCTCCGCCGGCCACGAGGGCAACGCCGTCGTCGGCCGACTCACCCGCCACACCGACCCCGCATTCCTCCACTACCGAAGCTGCGCCTTCAAAGCCGAACGGGCCCGATACGTCCCCTCCGTCGACTTCATCTACGACACCGTGCTCTCCCAGGCCGCCAGCGCCGACGACCCCATCGCCGGCGGTCGCCACAAAGTCTGGGGCTCCGTGCCGCTGTGGATCCTCCCGCAGACCAGCACCATCGCCAGCCACCTCCCCAAGGCCGTCGGCACCGCCATCGCCATCCGCCGCGCCAAGCAGGTGGGCCATAAGCTGCCCGTGCCCGAAGACAGCATCGTGGTGTGCAGCTTCGGCGACGCCAGCATCAACCACTCAACCGCGCAGGGCGCCATCAACGCCGCCGCATGGGCCGCCTACCAGTCGCTGCCCGCCCCGGTGCTCTTCGTCTGCGAGGACAACGGCATCGGCATCTCCGTCCGCACCCCGCCCAACTGGGTCGAGGCCAAGTTCCGCGAGCGTCCCGGCCTGCACTACTTCCAGGCCGACGGACTCGACCTCATCGAGTGCCATCGCTCCGTCACCGACGCGGTGAAATACTGCCGCACCCATCGCGCCCCCGTCTTTCTGCACCTGAAGACCATCCGCATGCTCGGCCACGCCGGTACCGACTTCGAGCCCGCCTATCACACCCTCGAGGAAATCGCCGCCACCGAAGCCCGCGATCCCCTGCTCGCCTCCGCCCGTCTCGTCATGCGCGCCGGCCTCATGACCGCCGCCCAGATTCTCGAAAAGTACGAGGCCATCCGCTCGCGCACCGCCGCCGCCGCCGAGAAGGCCGTCACCCGTCCCCGCCTCGCCACCGCCGCCGAAGTCATGAAGCCCCTCGCCCCGTACCACCCCGACAAGGTCAACGCCGAAGCCCGGCGCACACCGCCGCACGAAAAGCGCGTCGAGGCCTTCGGCGATGAATCGCGCCTGCCGGAAAAGCTGGAACCCCGCCACCTCGCCGTGCAGATCAACTCGGCCCTGCACGACCTCATGGCAAAGCACGGCGAGATGATGGTTTTCGGCGAGGACGTCGCCCAGAAAGGCGGCGTCTACTACTGCACCGCCGGACTATGGAAAAAGTTCAAGGCTGCCCGCGTCTTCAACACCCTGCTCGACGAGCAGACCATCCTCGGCGTCGCACAGGGCATGTCCAACATGGGCATGCTCCCCTTCCCCGAGATTCAGTACCTCGCCTACTTCCACAACGCCTGCGATCAGATTCGCGGCGAGGCCTGTTCGCTCCAGTTCTTCTCCAACGATCAATATCGAAACCCAATGGTGATTCGCATCGCCTCGCTCGGCTACCAGAAAGGCTTCGGCGGTCACTTCCACAACGACAACAGCATCACCGCCCTGCGCGACATCCCTTCGCTCATCCTCGCATGCCCTTCGCGCGGAGATGACGCCGCGGCCATGCTCCGCACCTGCGCCGCACTCGCCAAAGTCGACGGCCGCGTCGTCGCCTTTCTGGAGCCCATCGCCCTCTACATGACCAAGGACCTCCACGCCGAAGGCGACGGCCAGTGGCTCTTCCCCTATCCGCCGCCCGATGAAGCCATCCCCCTCGGCGAACCTCGCGTCTATTTCCCCGAGGCCCGAGACCTGGTGATCATCACCTTCGGAAACGGCGCCCACATGTCGCTCCGCGCCGCCAAGCGCCTCCGCGATCAGGAAGGCTTGCGCGTCCGCGTCGTCGATCTCCGCTGGCTCGCCCCGCTGAACGTGGAAGCCATCGCCGAGCACGCCCGAGAAGTGGGCCGAGTTCTTGTCGTGGATGAAGGACGTCGCAGCGGCGGCATCAGCGAGGCAATCTTCACCGCCATCATCGAAGGCTGCGACAGGCCGATCAAAATGCGCCGCGTCGTCGGCGAAGACACCTACATCCCCCTCGGCCCCGCCGCCGACACAGTCCTCCCATCCGTCGACGCCATCATCGCCGCCGCCCGGGCGTTATAA
- a CDS encoding M50 family metallopeptidase — protein sequence MAEQGAGQGGFSGAIKLFRFSGIQVYLHWSWAVVAMIVIQSRGDQYDSRIWNAIEYVSLFAIVLMHEFGHALACRSVGGRAERILLWPFGGVAYVDPPRRPGAVLWSIAAGPLVNVALIPVTIGAVIGVEMFMPSASKDLRTYLEMVATINIVLLVFNMLPIYPLDGGQIFQSILWYFVGFAKSLTVASIIGLIGAAGVVVAAAVIGNMWLVLLAILGISQSWRGLRHARLLAKILALPRHSHASCPSCREAPPVGVASRCACGQPFDAFANSGVCPRCGGPIATVMCPYCGVNRSYAEWIMPGLAAARPVAFRPVGS from the coding sequence ATGGCAGAGCAAGGCGCGGGACAAGGCGGTTTCTCCGGGGCGATCAAGCTCTTTCGATTCTCGGGGATCCAGGTTTATCTTCACTGGTCGTGGGCTGTGGTCGCGATGATCGTGATACAGTCGCGCGGCGATCAGTATGACTCCCGGATATGGAATGCAATTGAGTACGTCTCGCTGTTTGCGATCGTGCTCATGCACGAATTTGGCCATGCCCTGGCATGTCGCAGCGTCGGTGGGCGTGCCGAGCGGATTCTGCTTTGGCCTTTCGGCGGCGTGGCATATGTCGATCCGCCGCGCCGGCCGGGGGCGGTGCTGTGGAGCATCGCCGCCGGTCCGCTGGTCAACGTGGCGCTGATCCCGGTGACGATCGGGGCGGTGATCGGCGTCGAGATGTTCATGCCTTCGGCGTCGAAGGATTTGCGCACGTATCTTGAGATGGTGGCGACGATCAACATTGTCCTGCTGGTCTTTAACATGCTGCCGATCTATCCGCTGGACGGCGGGCAGATTTTTCAGTCCATCCTTTGGTATTTTGTCGGATTCGCGAAGAGTCTGACCGTGGCGTCGATCATAGGGTTGATCGGGGCGGCCGGTGTCGTGGTGGCGGCGGCCGTGATAGGTAATATGTGGCTGGTGCTGCTGGCGATACTGGGCATCTCGCAGAGTTGGCGCGGTCTGCGACATGCCCGACTGCTGGCGAAAATTCTCGCTTTGCCCCGGCATTCGCACGCGAGCTGTCCATCGTGCCGCGAGGCTCCACCGGTCGGCGTTGCATCGCGATGTGCCTGCGGGCAGCCGTTTGACGCGTTCGCCAATTCGGGCGTTTGTCCGCGATGCGGCGGGCCGATCGCGACGGTGATGTGTCCGTACTGCGGCGTGAACCGATCGTATGCCGAGTGGATCATGCCGGGATTGGCGGCGGCGCGACCTGTCGCGTTTCGACCGGTCGGATCGTAA
- a CDS encoding aldehyde dehydrogenase family protein: MQDILRKLGLQQVNPGVFDGASWIGSDAKLDSISPINGKVIASVTQATPDEYEKVIAASQKAFETWRSIPAPVRGDLVRKLGNALREHKRDLGALVTLEMGKIRAEGEGEVQEMIDICDFAVGLSRQLYGLSMHSERPGHRMFEQWHPLGVVGVISAFNFPVAVWAWNAALSAVCGNATVWKPSSKTPLTAVAVTKIAERVCKEANVDPAIFSLLIGRGATIGEKFIQDRRIPLISATGSCRMGYRIGEVVGKRLGRTILELGGNNAIIVTPEADMNLAVRAIVFGAVGTAGQRCTSTRRIIVHESVKKALTDRLITAYKQVKIGDPLNEGTLMGPLIDTEAVGAMQSAIEKLKKEGGRVLVGGERLTGDAYTGGCYVTPCIAEAKNEFEIVQEETFAPILYIIGYGRAQSTAEQAFNELDEAIRLHNGVPQGLSSAIFTRNLLEAERFLSCTGSDCGIANANIGTSGAEIGGAFGGEKETGGGRESGSDSWKAYMRQQTNTVNYTTELPLAQGIRFGD, from the coding sequence ATGCAGGACATTCTCCGCAAACTCGGATTGCAGCAGGTCAACCCCGGCGTCTTTGACGGCGCTTCGTGGATCGGCTCGGATGCCAAGCTCGACTCCATCTCGCCCATCAACGGCAAGGTGATCGCCTCTGTCACCCAGGCAACGCCGGACGAATATGAAAAAGTCATCGCCGCCTCGCAGAAGGCCTTCGAGACCTGGCGATCGATCCCCGCACCCGTCCGCGGCGACCTCGTCCGCAAGCTGGGTAACGCCCTGCGCGAGCACAAGCGCGACCTCGGCGCCCTGGTCACTTTGGAGATGGGCAAGATTCGCGCCGAGGGCGAGGGCGAGGTTCAGGAAATGATCGACATCTGCGACTTCGCCGTCGGTCTTTCGCGCCAGCTCTACGGACTTTCCATGCACAGCGAGCGCCCGGGACACCGCATGTTTGAACAGTGGCATCCCCTCGGCGTCGTCGGCGTCATCAGCGCCTTTAACTTTCCCGTCGCCGTCTGGGCCTGGAACGCGGCCCTTTCGGCCGTCTGCGGAAACGCCACCGTCTGGAAGCCCTCCAGCAAGACCCCGCTGACCGCCGTCGCTGTCACAAAAATCGCCGAGCGCGTCTGCAAAGAGGCAAACGTCGACCCGGCCATCTTCAGCCTCCTCATCGGCCGCGGCGCCACCATCGGCGAGAAGTTCATTCAGGACCGCCGCATCCCGCTGATCTCCGCCACCGGATCCTGCCGCATGGGCTATCGCATCGGCGAAGTCGTCGGCAAGCGACTGGGCCGCACCATCCTGGAGCTCGGCGGCAACAATGCCATCATCGTGACACCCGAGGCCGACATGAATCTCGCCGTCCGCGCCATCGTCTTCGGCGCCGTCGGCACCGCCGGCCAGCGCTGCACCAGCACTCGGCGCATCATCGTCCACGAAAGCGTGAAGAAGGCCCTCACCGACCGGCTCATCACCGCCTACAAACAGGTGAAGATCGGCGACCCGCTCAATGAAGGCACCCTGATGGGTCCGCTCATCGACACCGAAGCAGTCGGCGCCATGCAGTCGGCCATTGAAAAGCTCAAGAAAGAGGGCGGCCGCGTCCTCGTCGGCGGCGAGCGACTCACCGGCGACGCCTACACCGGCGGCTGCTACGTCACGCCCTGCATCGCCGAGGCGAAGAACGAGTTCGAGATCGTGCAGGAAGAGACCTTCGCCCCCATTCTCTACATCATCGGTTACGGCCGCGCCCAGTCGACGGCCGAGCAGGCTTTCAACGAACTCGACGAGGCGATCCGCCTGCACAACGGCGTCCCGCAGGGCCTGTCCAGCGCCATCTTCACCCGCAACCTGCTCGAAGCCGAACGCTTCCTCTCCTGCACCGGCAGCGACTGCGGAATCGCCAACGCCAACATCGGCACCAGCGGCGCCGAGATCGGCGGAGCATTCGGCGGTGAAAAGGAAACCGGCGGCGGCCGAGAATCCGGCAGCGACAGTTGGAAGGCCTACATGCGCCAACAGACCAACACGGTCAACTACACCACCGAGTTACCGCTGGCACAGGGCATCCGATTCGGAGACTGA
- a CDS encoding YceI family protein produces the protein MTNKCTRLIRGCAFILAMSLTPLSAIGGPVPGGMGKPTAPPKPGPKEGLKVAPDEVAEFKLDAKSKRNEVVFISKAPKETIKGKTRTLTGTLKGNLYNLTEIAGTFEVAWKDLDTGNKTKNQHMMAAPWVDAASHPMITFTLSGIEPDGKQSKSGKILKGMLIGKMAMNGHEKELKVASTIAYLPAGKSKSGKKHGARVSIKSKFDVELADFGIEGNGLGQTVSKTQNISVSLVMQPVKSKKEDSKSADSVKKKGKKKKKKADTEA, from the coding sequence ATGACAAACAAATGCACAAGATTGATCCGTGGATGCGCCTTTATTCTCGCCATGTCGCTGACGCCCCTTTCGGCGATCGGCGGCCCCGTCCCCGGCGGCATGGGAAAGCCGACCGCACCGCCGAAGCCCGGTCCGAAGGAGGGCCTGAAGGTCGCTCCCGATGAAGTGGCCGAGTTCAAGCTGGATGCCAAGTCCAAGCGGAATGAAGTCGTCTTCATCTCCAAGGCCCCGAAGGAAACAATCAAGGGCAAGACGCGAACCCTTACCGGAACCCTCAAGGGCAATCTATACAACCTGACCGAGATCGCCGGCACCTTCGAAGTCGCCTGGAAGGATCTCGACACCGGCAACAAGACGAAGAACCAGCACATGATGGCCGCGCCTTGGGTCGATGCGGCGAGCCATCCGATGATCACCTTCACCCTCAGCGGCATTGAGCCCGATGGCAAGCAGTCGAAGAGCGGAAAAATCCTCAAGGGCATGCTCATCGGCAAAATGGCGATGAACGGCCACGAAAAGGAACTGAAGGTTGCATCAACCATCGCCTACCTGCCCGCCGGCAAGAGCAAGTCCGGCAAGAAGCACGGCGCGCGGGTCTCCATCAAGTCCAAGTTCGACGTCGAACTCGCCGACTTCGGCATCGAAGGCAATGGCCTCGGCCAGACCGTCTCCAAGACGCAGAACATCTCCGTCTCATTGGTGATGCAGCCCGTCAAGAGCAAGAAGGAAGATTCAAAATCAGCCGACAGCGTCAAGAAGAAGGGCAAGAAAAAGAAGAAGAAAGCCGACACCGAGGCCTGA
- a CDS encoding L-lysine 6-transaminase gives MRSDMKTQIEPLVGADEVVSELKKHILVDGFEIVLDLERSSGCRIYDAHTDRSLIDLYSFYASMPIGFNHPYFDRPEVREDMLEGALLKVSNSDVYTRRYARFVRTLDRVVGVPQLDRYFFIEGGALAVENALKTAMDWKVRKNMAAGRGEIGTEVLHFRHAFHGRTGYTMSLTNTDPNKVKYYARFDWPRVSSPGLDYSLPEAERLKKVVAAEKTAEQEIMAAIEARPHRICSIITEPIQCEGGDNHFRPEWLRILRRICDENDMLLIFDEVQTGMGMSGKTWCFQHFDVIPDILTFGKKAQVCGIMVGRRIDEVPENVFKVSSRINSTWGGNFTDMVRSTHYMNVIESERLVDNARAMGERFLQQLQSLQAEESIISAVRGRGLLLAFDLPDTETRNKFWKGCFELGLLVLRSGERSIRLRPVLDVKADIMDESVAIMRDQVRRIGR, from the coding sequence ATGAGGTCTGACATGAAAACGCAAATTGAGCCGCTTGTCGGTGCGGATGAAGTCGTTTCGGAATTGAAGAAGCACATCCTCGTGGACGGTTTTGAGATCGTCCTCGATCTCGAACGAAGCAGCGGCTGCCGCATCTACGATGCGCATACCGATCGCAGCCTGATCGACCTGTACAGCTTTTACGCGTCCATGCCGATCGGCTTCAACCACCCCTATTTCGACCGCCCGGAAGTTCGTGAAGACATGCTGGAGGGAGCCCTGCTGAAGGTCTCCAATTCAGACGTCTACACCCGGCGGTATGCCCGATTCGTGCGCACCCTGGATCGCGTCGTAGGCGTCCCGCAGTTGGATCGCTACTTCTTCATCGAGGGCGGGGCCCTGGCCGTTGAAAACGCCCTCAAGACCGCCATGGACTGGAAAGTGCGCAAGAACATGGCCGCCGGCCGCGGAGAAATCGGCACCGAAGTCCTTCACTTCCGCCACGCCTTCCACGGTCGCACGGGCTACACGATGTCCCTGACCAACACCGACCCCAACAAGGTCAAGTATTACGCCCGATTCGACTGGCCGCGCGTCAGCAGCCCGGGACTCGACTATTCACTGCCCGAGGCGGAGCGACTCAAGAAGGTAGTCGCCGCCGAGAAGACTGCCGAGCAGGAGATCATGGCCGCCATTGAAGCGCGGCCGCACCGCATCTGCTCGATCATCACCGAGCCGATTCAGTGCGAGGGCGGCGATAACCACTTCCGCCCCGAATGGCTGCGCATTCTCCGCCGCATCTGCGACGAAAACGACATGCTGCTCATCTTCGACGAAGTGCAGACCGGCATGGGCATGAGCGGAAAGACCTGGTGCTTCCAGCACTTTGACGTCATCCCCGACATTCTCACCTTCGGAAAAAAGGCCCAGGTCTGCGGCATCATGGTCGGCCGGCGCATCGACGAAGTGCCGGAGAACGTCTTCAAGGTCTCCAGCCGCATCAACTCCACCTGGGGCGGGAATTTCACCGACATGGTTCGTTCGACGCATTACATGAACGTCATCGAGAGCGAGCGCCTCGTCGATAACGCCCGCGCCATGGGCGAGCGCTTCCTTCAGCAGCTCCAGAGCCTCCAGGCCGAGGAGTCGATCATCTCCGCCGTCCGCGGCCGGGGACTTCTCCTTGCATTCGACCTGCCGGACACCGAGACGCGCAACAAGTTCTGGAAGGGCTGCTTCGAGCTCGGCCTGCTCGTGTTGCGAAGCGGCGAGCGGTCGATCCGCCTGCGTCCGGTACTCGACGTCAAGGCCGACATCATGGACGAGTCGGTGGCGATCATGCGCGACCAGGTTCGTCGTATTGGTCGATGA
- a CDS encoding cation:proton antiporter: MVQLSSDDLGRLLLAVGVLLALARILGELAQRIGQPGILGELLTGILLGPSILGSLAPRAHDYLFPASGPFALALDGLSNVGVVLFLLVAGMEVNLSAIWRQGKSALSVSISGIVIPFAIGFVAGWLSPSLFGADAEADRLVFALVLAATLSISALPVIARTLMDLNLYRSDLGMIIIAAAIFDDLAGWIIFAVVLGMMGSVDHGLSTNLTIMLTLLYVGVMLSVGRYLVHQALGWIQANTSWPGGVLAFSLSLAVFGAAFTQWIGVHAVFGSFVIGVVIGDSSHLREQTRLTISQFVSFVFAPLFFASIGLKVNAVANFDPLLIVLVFALSCFGKVIGCGVGARLGGMGRREACAVGFGMNARGVMGIILGLLALQNRVISESMFVAIVIMSVVTSMIAGPAMRVVLRLRKRRQLADYITSKSFAGWLKPTDRREAIEVLCRVAANNGISADVILEAVLAREGTMPTGIGNGVAIPHARIEGLQSPILVLGLSAAGIDFDAPDGEPSHVIILILSPINDDGVQLQILADIARTFSSPAARREFLKVNTYTELLATLRSTADVHA; the protein is encoded by the coding sequence ATGGTCCAACTCAGTTCCGATGATCTCGGTCGGCTCCTGCTCGCGGTCGGCGTCCTTTTGGCGCTGGCCCGGATTCTGGGTGAGCTTGCGCAGCGCATCGGGCAGCCGGGCATTCTCGGCGAGCTACTCACGGGTATTTTGCTCGGTCCCAGCATCCTTGGGTCGTTGGCTCCGAGAGCACACGACTACCTCTTCCCGGCGTCGGGCCCCTTCGCACTGGCGCTCGACGGGCTTTCAAATGTAGGCGTCGTTCTGTTTCTTCTCGTGGCGGGGATGGAGGTGAATCTCTCCGCGATCTGGCGTCAGGGTAAGAGCGCCCTTTCGGTCAGCATCTCGGGCATCGTGATTCCCTTCGCCATCGGGTTTGTCGCGGGTTGGTTGAGTCCGAGTCTGTTCGGGGCCGACGCTGAGGCTGATCGCCTTGTATTCGCCCTCGTCCTGGCGGCGACGCTTTCCATCTCGGCATTGCCGGTGATTGCCCGGACGCTGATGGACCTCAATCTTTACCGCAGCGATCTCGGCATGATCATCATCGCCGCGGCGATCTTCGATGACCTGGCCGGCTGGATCATCTTCGCGGTTGTCCTCGGCATGATGGGCTCCGTCGACCACGGGCTGAGTACGAATCTCACCATTATGCTCACGCTGCTCTACGTCGGCGTCATGTTGAGCGTCGGGAGGTATCTCGTCCATCAGGCATTGGGATGGATTCAGGCGAACACCTCGTGGCCGGGCGGCGTGCTCGCATTTTCGCTTTCGCTGGCCGTGTTCGGCGCGGCCTTTACGCAGTGGATCGGGGTCCACGCGGTCTTCGGGTCATTCGTCATCGGTGTCGTGATCGGCGATTCGAGTCATCTGCGCGAGCAGACGCGCTTGACGATCAGCCAGTTCGTTTCGTTTGTCTTTGCCCCGCTGTTTTTTGCAAGCATCGGGCTGAAGGTCAACGCTGTCGCCAACTTCGATCCGCTCTTGATCGTGCTGGTCTTTGCCCTTTCGTGTTTCGGCAAAGTGATCGGCTGCGGCGTTGGGGCGCGGCTTGGCGGGATGGGCCGGCGGGAAGCGTGCGCCGTCGGATTTGGGATGAACGCCCGCGGCGTCATGGGCATCATCCTCGGGCTGCTTGCGTTGCAGAACCGCGTCATCTCGGAATCGATGTTCGTGGCGATTGTCATCATGAGCGTGGTCACGTCGATGATCGCCGGACCGGCCATGCGAGTGGTGCTGCGGCTTCGCAAGCGTCGCCAGCTCGCGGACTACATCACGTCGAAATCGTTCGCAGGATGGCTCAAACCGACGGACCGGCGCGAGGCGATCGAGGTCTTGTGCAGGGTCGCCGCGAACAACGGCATATCGGCCGACGTGATTCTTGAGGCGGTGCTCGCGCGCGAGGGCACCATGCCGACGGGGATTGGAAACGGCGTGGCGATTCCTCACGCGCGCATCGAAGGTTTGCAAAGTCCGATTCTGGTGCTGGGGTTGTCGGCGGCCGGCATCGATTTCGACGCTCCGGATGGCGAGCCGTCTCACGTCATCATTCTGATACTCAGTCCGATCAACGACGACGGCGTGCAGTTGCAGATCCTGGCGGACATCGCGCGGACGTTTTCGTCTCCGGCGGCGCGGCGCGAGTTTCTCAAGGTAAACACGTACACCGAGCTGCTGGCGACGCTGCGGTCAACGGCGGACGTCCACGCGTAG
- a CDS encoding Arc family DNA binding domain-containing protein gives MASKKPILLRISHELWEQLQQWAESDLRSLNGQIEFILREAVRKRTGKNVPETPDSIAESTDG, from the coding sequence ATGGCGTCGAAGAAACCCATTCTGCTGCGGATATCACACGAGCTGTGGGAGCAGCTCCAGCAATGGGCCGAGAGCGACCTTCGCAGCCTGAACGGACAGATCGAGTTCATCCTGCGCGAGGCCGTGCGAAAGCGCACTGGAAAGAATGTGCCGGAAACGCCTGACTCCATCGCCGAATCAACCGACGGTTGA